A genomic segment from Spinacia oleracea cultivar Varoflay chromosome 3, BTI_SOV_V1, whole genome shotgun sequence encodes:
- the LOC110785665 gene encoding uncharacterized protein produces MNLEGVEQDHIRLHAFPFSLQDLAKDWLYDLPAGSITTWNVMASTFLGKYFSASLIGSIRKEICGIRQNDNESLYEYWERFKRLCSSCPQHQISDQLLIQYFYEGLLPTDRGMIDASSGGALVDKTPTQARALISNMAQNTQQHGSRNDVKRVNEVDLSGIQNQLQENAQQIATLTTLVSKIVASNESKARVCGICCNESHPTDKFPELQSEDVNAIGGYSGQRKYDPYSQTYNEGWKDHPNLRYGNRPQLPQSNQSRKYGQQNPPPQSGPSLEDLVKQLTNQIGQVHNQGVEYQKKTDTHLHHIDTQIGQICTSLSNLGTQPSGKLLSQTIPNPNGHVKAVTLRSGKVLTEPKMKSREVEKEIEVNPKVGSRERVESEGTVKESENEKEGESKTESDSVVSRFKDLPPFPSRFAKAKKESLDNEILETFRKIEVNIPLLDAIKQVPRYAKFLKELCTNKRHFRPSEKVSMGENISAIIQKKLPPKCKDPGMFCIPCKIGDSKFERCMLDLGASINVMPKSIYDTLNVGSLSKTDIVIQLADRSNAFPIGVLEDVLVQVNELVFPADFYVLDMGDRCDSVPLLLGRPFLKTSKTKIDVHEGNLTMEFDGEMIIFNIFDAMRYPSDINNVSSIDTFDAFDWMAQDVFDKWCDKLFENDVLDYMREIPYSSVVASSDVVNVKENDYFSLPLSVPKLIPSIVEAPILELKPLPSNLKYVYLGANETLPVIISSSLNEFQEAKLLNVLKNYKEAIGWTLVDIKGISPTLCMHRIFLEHNAKPTRETQRRLNPSMREVVQKEIIKWINADVI; encoded by the coding sequence ATGAATCTTGAAGGAGTCGAACAGGATCATATTAGATTGCatgcttttcctttttctttgcaaGATTTGGCTAAAGATTGGTTGTATGATCTTCCTGCTGGATCAATTACGACTTGGAATGTTATGGCATCAACTTTTCTAGGAAAGTACTTTTCAGCAAGTCTAATTGGATCCATCAGGAAGGAGATATGTGGCATAAGGCAAAATGATAATGAGTCCTTGTATGAATATTGGGAACGTTTTAAGAGATTGTGTTCCTCATGTCCCCAACATCAGATTAGTGACCAACTATTAATTCAGTACTTTTATGAAGGCCTATTGCCTACTGATAGGGGTATGATAGATGCTTCGAGTGGGGGGGCATTAGTGGATAAAACACCAACCCAAGCTAGGGCTTTAATTTCTAATATGGCTCAAAACACCCAACAACATGGTTCTAGAAATGATGTTAAAAGAGTAAATGAAGTTGATTTAAGTGGTATTCAAAATCAATTACAAGAAAATGCTCAACAAATTGCTACTTTAACTACTCTTGTGTCTAAAATTGTTGCTAGTAATGAGTCTAAAGCTAGAGTGTGTGGAATTTGTTGTAATGAGTCTCATCCTACCGATAAATTTCCTGAATTGCAATCTGAAGATGTGAATGCTATAGGTGGTTATTCTGGTCAAAGAAAATATGATCCTTACTCACAGACTTATAATGAAGGTTGGAAAGACCACCCTAACCTAAGGTATGGAAATAGACCACAACTTCCACAATCTAATCAATCAAGGAAATATGGTCAACAAAATCCACCACCCCAATCTGGTCCTTCACTAGAAGATTTAGTTAAGCAACTAACAAATCAAATAGGGCAAGTCCATAACCAAGGTGTTGAGTATCAAAAGAAAACTGACACGCACCTTCATCACATAGACACTCAAATAGGTCAGATTTGCACTTCTCTAAGTAATCTTGGAACTCAACCTTCAGGTAAACTTCTATCACAAACAATCCCTAATCCCAATGGTCATGTTAAAGCTGTCACACTTAGGAGTGGTAAAGTGTTAACTGAACCTAAAATGAAAAGTCgtgaagttgaaaaagagataGAAGTCAATCCTAAAGTTGGATCAAGGGAAAGAGTGGAAAGTGAGGGTACTGTGAAGGAGAGTGAAAACGAAAAGGAAGGGGAGAGTAAAACTGAATCTGATTCTGTTGTTTCTCGTTTTAAAGATTTGCCTCCTTTCCCTTCTCGATTTGCTAAAGCTAAGAAAGAGAGTCTTGACAATGAAATTCTAGAAACTTTTAGGAAAATTGAAGTCAATATTCCCCTTCTTGATGCTATTAAACAGGTACCTCGTTATGCAAAGTTTCTTAAGGAACTTTGTACTAACAAAAGGCATTTTCGCCCTTCTGAAAAGGTAAGTATGGGGGAAAATATTTCAGCTATTATCCAAAAGAAGCTTCCCCCTAAGTGTAAGGATCCTGGCATGTTTTGTATTCCTTGCAAAATTGGTGATTCTAAGTTTGAAAGGTGTATGCTAGATTTAGGAGCCTCCATTAATGTTATGCCAAAATCTATTTATGATACTTTAAATGTGGGTTCTTTGTCTAAAACTGATATTGTTATTCAGTTAGCTGATAGATCAAACGCATTTCCAATAGGAGTCTTAGAAGATGTacttgtgcaagtgaatgaatTGGTATTTCCTGCTGACTTTTATGTTCTGGATATGGGTGATAGATGTGATAGTGTTCCCTTGTTGTTAGGTAGACCATTCCTGAAAACTTCTAAGACTAAAATTGATGTTCATGAGGGTAATCTAACTATGGAATTTGATGGGGAAAtgattatatttaatatttttgatgcTATGAGATACCCAAGTGATATTAATAATGTCAGTTCTATAGATACTTTTGATGCTTTTGATTGGATGGCTCAGGATGTATTTGATAAGTGGTGTGATAAACTGTTTGAAAATGATGTTCTTGATTATATGCGCGAAATTCCTTATTCTTCTGTTGTAGCATCGTCTGATGTGGTTAATGTGAAAGAGAATGATTATTTTTCTTTGCCTTTATCTGTGCCTAAATTGATTCCTTCTATTGTTGAAGCACCTATTTTAGAGTTAAAACCCTTGCCCTCTAATCTGAAATATGTTTATTTAGGTGCTAATGAGACTCTGCCAGTgattatttcaagttctttaaatGAATTTCAAGAAGCAAAGTTGTTGAATGTgcttaaaaattataaagaggcAATAGGATGGACTTTAGTAGACATAAAAGGCATTAGTCCCACCTTATGCATGCATAGAATATTTCTTGAACATAATGCTAAACCCACTAGAGAAACTCAACGAAGGTTAAACCCTTCAATGAGGGAAGTTGTTCAAAAGGAAATTATTAAATGGATAAATGCGGATGTGatctga